The following proteins come from a genomic window of Aquimarina sp. MAR_2010_214:
- the lepA gene encoding translation elongation factor 4 → MKNIRNFCIIAHIDHGKSTLADRLLDFTGSVTAREAQAQLLDSMDLERERGITIKSHAIQMEYTHKGEEYILNLIDTPGHVDFSYEVSRSIAACEGALLIVDAAQSIQAQTISNLYLALENDLEIIPVLNKVDLPSANPEEVTDDIVDLLGCDAEEVIPASAKTGIGIEEILTAIIERVPPPEGNPEEPLQALIFDSVYNSFRGVETYFKVVNGEIKKGQQIKFVATGKSYSADEVGTLKLNQEPKQVIKTGDVGYLITGIKDAREVKVGDTITDAKTPTQNAIEGFEDVKPMVFAGIYPVDTEDYEELRNSMEKLQLNDASLVFVPESSAALGFGFRCGFLGMLHMEIIQERLEREFNMTVITTVPNVSYHAFTNKNPDDIIIVNNPSDLPDPSSMNRVEEPFIKASIITKSDFVGSVMSLCIEKRGEITNQTYLTTERVELTFDMPLAEIVFDFYDRLKTVSKGYASFDYTPIGLRASKLVKVDILLNGNIVDALSALLHKDNAYDIGKKICEKLKELIPRQQFDIPIQAAIGAKFIARETVKALRKDVTAKCYGGDISRKRKLLEKQKKGKKRMRQVGNVEIPQEAFMAVLKLND, encoded by the coding sequence ATGAAAAATATTAGAAATTTTTGCATTATTGCACATATTGATCACGGTAAAAGTACACTGGCAGATCGATTATTAGACTTTACCGGATCAGTAACTGCTCGTGAGGCGCAAGCACAATTACTTGATAGTATGGATTTGGAGCGTGAGCGAGGGATTACCATCAAGAGTCATGCAATCCAGATGGAATATACGCATAAAGGAGAAGAATATATCCTTAATCTTATTGATACTCCTGGTCATGTTGATTTCTCATACGAGGTTTCTCGTTCTATTGCAGCGTGTGAAGGAGCGTTACTAATTGTAGATGCGGCACAAAGTATACAGGCGCAGACCATTTCTAATTTATACCTGGCTCTTGAAAATGATCTGGAAATTATTCCGGTACTTAATAAAGTAGATTTGCCAAGTGCCAATCCAGAAGAAGTAACCGATGATATTGTAGATCTTTTAGGGTGTGATGCCGAAGAAGTAATTCCTGCAAGTGCGAAAACAGGAATTGGAATAGAAGAGATTCTTACTGCAATCATAGAACGTGTTCCGCCGCCAGAAGGAAATCCTGAAGAACCATTACAAGCCCTGATTTTTGATTCGGTATATAACTCGTTTAGAGGTGTAGAAACGTATTTTAAGGTGGTTAATGGTGAAATTAAAAAGGGGCAACAGATTAAATTTGTGGCTACCGGAAAAAGCTATTCTGCTGATGAGGTAGGAACATTGAAGTTAAATCAAGAACCTAAGCAGGTAATCAAAACAGGTGATGTGGGATACCTGATTACAGGGATCAAAGATGCTAGAGAAGTAAAAGTAGGAGATACGATTACAGATGCCAAGACACCTACACAGAATGCAATCGAAGGTTTTGAAGATGTAAAACCTATGGTATTTGCAGGGATTTATCCTGTAGATACAGAGGATTATGAAGAGCTTCGTAATTCTATGGAAAAATTACAACTTAATGATGCTTCTTTGGTATTTGTGCCAGAGAGTTCGGCAGCATTAGGTTTTGGTTTTAGATGTGGATTCTTGGGGATGTTACATATGGAGATTATCCAGGAGCGATTAGAGCGTGAGTTTAACATGACTGTGATCACTACGGTACCTAATGTATCGTATCATGCATTTACCAATAAAAACCCCGATGATATTATAATTGTAAATAACCCATCGGATTTGCCAGATCCTTCTTCTATGAATAGAGTAGAAGAACCATTTATCAAAGCTTCTATTATTACTAAATCTGATTTTGTAGGATCTGTAATGTCTCTATGTATTGAGAAACGTGGAGAGATTACTAATCAGACCTATTTAACTACAGAACGAGTAGAACTTACTTTTGATATGCCATTGGCAGAAATTGTATTTGATTTTTATGATCGCTTAAAAACAGTATCAAAAGGATATGCGTCTTTTGATTATACGCCGATCGGTTTACGTGCTTCTAAACTGGTAAAGGTAGATATATTACTTAACGGAAATATTGTAGATGCGTTATCTGCATTATTACACAAGGATAATGCTTATGATATTGGTAAAAAAATCTGTGAGAAATTAAAAGAGTTAATCCCTCGTCAACAATTTGATATCCCAATACAAGCAGCAATTGGAGCTAAGTTTATTGCTCGTGAAACGGTAAAAGCGCTTCGTAAAGATGTAACAGCCAAATGTTATGGTGGTGATATTTCTCGTAAACGTAAATTATTAGAGAAGCAGAAGAAAGGAAAGAAACGAATGCGTCAGGTAGGAAATGTAGAGATTCCTCAGGAAGCGTTTATGGCAGTACTGAAGCTAAATGATTAG
- the dusB gene encoding tRNA dihydrouridine synthase DusB, protein MAKIGDIDVGEFPLLLAPMEDVSDPPFRALCKEQGADVVYTEFISSEGLIRDAAKSVMKLDIYEKERPVGIQIFGANLDSMLKSVEIVEASGPDIIDINFGCPVKKVVSKGAGAGILKDIDLMVSLTEAMVKHTKLPVTIKTRLGWDHDSIRIVEVAERLQDVGAKAISIHGRTRAQMYKGNADWKPIADVKNNPRMHIPVFGNGDVDTPERAMEMRDQYGLDGAMIGRASIGYPWFFKEVKHYFKTAKHLPPPTIEERVHAARRHLQMAIDWKGEKLGVFETRRHYTNYFKGIPHFKEYRTKMVTSDLPEDVFAAFDEVRSTFTGFEFV, encoded by the coding sequence GTGGCCAAAATAGGAGACATAGATGTAGGAGAATTCCCGTTGTTATTAGCACCAATGGAAGATGTAAGTGATCCTCCTTTTCGTGCATTATGTAAAGAGCAAGGTGCAGATGTAGTATATACAGAATTTATTTCTAGCGAAGGACTAATTCGTGATGCTGCCAAAAGTGTTATGAAGCTTGATATTTATGAAAAAGAACGTCCGGTTGGAATTCAGATTTTTGGAGCTAACTTGGATTCTATGCTTAAATCTGTTGAGATCGTAGAAGCGTCGGGACCTGATATTATTGATATCAATTTTGGGTGTCCCGTAAAAAAAGTAGTGAGCAAAGGTGCCGGAGCAGGAATTCTTAAGGATATTGATCTTATGGTTTCTCTTACCGAAGCCATGGTTAAACACACCAAATTACCAGTTACCATAAAGACACGGTTGGGTTGGGATCATGACTCTATTAGAATTGTAGAAGTTGCAGAGCGGCTACAGGATGTAGGAGCAAAAGCCATTTCTATTCATGGTCGTACCCGAGCACAAATGTATAAAGGCAATGCAGATTGGAAACCTATTGCCGACGTAAAAAACAACCCGAGAATGCACATTCCTGTATTTGGTAATGGTGATGTAGATACCCCCGAGCGTGCTATGGAAATGAGAGATCAATATGGTCTTGATGGTGCAATGATTGGCCGTGCAAGTATTGGTTATCCCTGGTTTTTTAAGGAGGTGAAACACTATTTTAAAACCGCCAAGCATTTACCTCCACCAACTATAGAAGAACGAGTACATGCAGCACGTAGACATTTACAAATGGCAATCGATTGGAAAGGTGAAAAATTAGGCGTTTTTGAAACCCGTAGACATTATACCAATTACTTTAAAGGAATACCTCATTTTAAAGAATACCGAACCAAAATGGTAACCAGTGACCTCCCAGAAGATGTATTTGCTGCTTTTGATGAAGTGCGGTCTACATTTACCGGATTTGAGTTTGTGTAG
- a CDS encoding CHAT domain-containing protein, which translates to MKKPRSSSPVSLLWAIFFIILSQTTHAQVEKDTLLASQFYKKADSLLTDRKLDSSIVYFKKALPLYKKVEAWEKVAACYNGISRSQIHMGRYEESLSAAKKTLKISNEYLERDTREKANALDNIGEYYLKKRSLDQALLYFKKALLIRKEVLFKNHSDISKSYNNMGETLIMKNEFETALNYLVKASDSVFLDNPHLSKIYNNTARIYYIKGDYKKAVDYMQQALQLKIEEFGENHPKNARYYNNIGTIFERMDRYDMAMYHYTKAVEIQKKVSGEEHPNIASFYNNIAGIFLNKANYDRALEYLQKSLAIKVKKFDKNHSKIVSSYSNIGLVYAYKGLPNEALVYTKKALALQKRKLKNDNPEIATTLINLASIYYIKRKDTQALVLLEKALKIFMTSYGEHHPSIAKVYINMGNIYKEQHLWEKALFYYNKTVSIRTNTLGVNHIFLANLYLEISVLYRQKKEYNKALEYSSKAISIFKKNNNPFIVDCYHIIASIYSEKGEHQKALDNYTKAFKANLKPKTNNIDKNTSNLNQYVNQNFLLITIAGTAKTYKKLYYQKNNPNHLKKAIKTYQQADKLINNIRHTYTNYQDKVGFSKESKEIYQEAITTQLLRKDIESLEKAFYYSEKSKANTLKELLNDANAKNFARLPENLVTLEKELRINKAFYQSKITEVYSKKEIDSSKVTHFENKLFDINRRQDSLTQVLEKNYPKYHQLKYKNDIVSVSDIQEQLDDMTTVVEFFTGDSTTYAFTISKHNISVQELSTPKLTEQIEAFRKSIIAKNTGAYKQQAYALYNTLIAPVKDKLVGDQLIMIPDGPLWHLNFDLLLTQNDDSNNPALLSYLLKEYAVTYANAANLLFATFKSDLDTKPLQECLAFSFSDSTKITDTYTMSLATLRSAGMDLPGTRKEIKAISDIIDGQYYFGSQAIEANFKSNAGQYNILHLALHGEVDNERPENSKLYFTKSKDTIEDNLLYSHELFALDIPAELTVLSACNTGSGKIAKGEGIMSLGTAFQYAGTKSLLLTGWEVSDQTTPELMTYFYTNLKKGMNKAKALQQAKLQYLATANINRTAPFYWGGFYLVGDSAPIHFNDNTLLYWILGISVLGILLLGMFWYQRKVKKKNLELRD; encoded by the coding sequence ATGAAAAAACCACGATCGTCTTCTCCAGTTTCTTTACTATGGGCTATATTTTTTATAATACTATCTCAGACTACTCATGCTCAAGTAGAAAAAGACACCTTATTAGCATCACAGTTTTATAAAAAAGCAGATTCGTTGTTGACAGACAGGAAATTGGATAGTTCTATTGTTTACTTTAAAAAAGCATTACCTCTTTATAAGAAAGTAGAAGCTTGGGAAAAAGTGGCTGCCTGTTATAATGGGATTTCTCGAAGTCAAATACATATGGGCAGATACGAAGAATCGCTCTCTGCTGCTAAAAAAACATTAAAAATAAGTAATGAATACTTAGAACGCGATACTAGAGAGAAAGCAAATGCATTAGATAACATTGGGGAATATTATTTGAAAAAAAGAAGTTTAGACCAAGCTCTTTTATATTTTAAAAAAGCATTATTAATAAGGAAAGAAGTACTTTTTAAAAATCACTCTGATATTTCTAAGTCCTATAACAATATGGGTGAAACTTTAATAATGAAAAATGAGTTTGAAACAGCCTTAAATTATTTAGTTAAAGCTAGTGATTCAGTTTTTCTAGATAACCCACATCTTAGCAAGATTTATAATAATACTGCTCGAATATATTACATTAAGGGGGACTATAAAAAAGCTGTTGATTACATGCAACAAGCATTACAATTAAAAATTGAAGAGTTCGGAGAAAATCATCCAAAGAATGCACGATACTATAATAATATTGGAACTATTTTTGAAAGAATGGATAGGTATGACATGGCAATGTATCATTATACCAAAGCGGTAGAAATACAAAAAAAAGTATCTGGAGAGGAGCATCCAAATATAGCCTCTTTTTATAATAATATAGCAGGTATATTTTTAAATAAAGCTAATTATGACCGTGCTCTTGAATATCTCCAAAAATCTCTGGCTATTAAGGTGAAAAAGTTCGATAAAAACCATTCGAAAATAGTTAGTAGTTATAGTAACATAGGACTTGTTTATGCTTATAAAGGATTACCTAACGAGGCACTTGTTTATACTAAAAAAGCATTAGCTCTTCAAAAGAGAAAACTCAAAAATGATAATCCAGAAATAGCAACTACTCTTATTAACCTTGCTTCAATATACTATATCAAAAGAAAAGACACTCAAGCACTTGTTTTACTGGAGAAAGCGTTAAAAATTTTTATGACTTCCTATGGAGAACATCATCCCTCAATTGCTAAAGTATATATAAATATGGGAAACATTTATAAAGAGCAGCATCTATGGGAAAAAGCCTTATTCTACTATAATAAAACAGTAAGTATCCGAACCAACACATTAGGTGTGAATCATATATTTCTAGCAAATTTATATTTAGAAATTAGTGTTTTATATAGACAAAAAAAGGAATATAACAAAGCATTAGAGTATTCTAGCAAGGCAATAAGCATTTTTAAAAAAAATAACAATCCATTCATAGTTGATTGTTACCATATTATCGCATCTATTTATTCAGAAAAAGGAGAACACCAAAAAGCCTTGGATAATTATACCAAAGCTTTCAAAGCTAATTTAAAACCAAAAACAAACAATATTGATAAAAATACATCTAATTTAAATCAATATGTAAACCAAAATTTTCTACTAATCACTATTGCAGGTACAGCCAAAACTTATAAAAAATTATATTATCAAAAAAACAATCCTAATCATCTCAAAAAAGCAATCAAAACCTATCAGCAAGCAGATAAGTTAATTAATAACATTCGACATACCTACACCAATTATCAAGATAAGGTGGGTTTTTCCAAAGAAAGTAAAGAAATCTACCAAGAAGCTATAACCACTCAATTACTACGAAAAGATATAGAATCACTAGAAAAAGCTTTCTATTATAGTGAAAAAAGCAAGGCTAATACCTTAAAAGAATTGTTAAACGATGCTAATGCGAAGAATTTCGCAAGATTGCCTGAAAACTTAGTAACATTAGAAAAAGAACTAAGAATCAATAAAGCTTTTTATCAATCTAAAATCACAGAAGTATATTCTAAAAAAGAGATAGACAGCTCAAAAGTTACTCATTTCGAGAATAAACTTTTTGACATAAATAGGCGTCAGGATTCATTAACCCAGGTTTTAGAAAAAAATTACCCCAAATACCATCAATTAAAGTATAAAAACGATATTGTAAGCGTATCAGATATCCAAGAACAATTGGATGATATGACCACAGTAGTAGAATTTTTTACAGGAGATAGTACTACCTATGCTTTTACGATTTCTAAACATAATATTAGTGTACAAGAACTATCGACTCCAAAACTGACTGAGCAAATTGAAGCATTTCGTAAAAGTATTATTGCCAAAAACACAGGAGCTTATAAACAACAAGCATATGCGTTATACAATACACTTATAGCACCAGTTAAGGATAAATTGGTTGGGGATCAACTCATAATGATCCCCGATGGACCACTATGGCATCTTAATTTTGATCTACTGTTAACTCAGAATGACGATTCTAATAATCCAGCCCTTTTATCCTATTTACTTAAAGAGTATGCGGTTACTTATGCTAATGCTGCAAACCTGTTGTTTGCTACTTTTAAAAGTGATCTGGATACTAAACCATTACAAGAATGCCTGGCATTTTCTTTTTCAGATAGTACAAAGATCACAGATACATACACAATGAGCTTAGCAACCTTAAGAAGTGCTGGTATGGATCTGCCGGGAACCCGCAAAGAAATCAAAGCCATTTCTGATATCATCGATGGACAATACTATTTTGGATCACAAGCTATAGAAGCTAATTTTAAAAGCAATGCAGGTCAATACAACATTCTACACCTTGCTCTACATGGAGAAGTAGATAACGAACGCCCAGAGAACTCTAAACTCTATTTTACCAAGAGTAAAGACACCATAGAGGATAATCTACTCTATAGTCATGAGCTGTTTGCTCTGGATATCCCTGCAGAACTTACTGTACTTAGTGCCTGTAATACGGGTAGTGGTAAGATTGCCAAAGGAGAAGGGATTATGAGTTTGGGGACTGCTTTCCAGTATGCAGGAACCAAAAGCCTTCTATTAACCGGTTGGGAGGTATCTGACCAAACTACACCAGAATTAATGACTTATTTCTATACTAATCTTAAGAAAGGTATGAACAAAGCCAAAGCTCTGCAACAAGCAAAATTACAATACCTAGCCACTGCAAATATAAACCGAACAGCCCCCTTTTACTGGGGAGGTTTTTACCTGGTTGGGGATTCTGCTCCAATACATTTTAATGACAATACTTTGCTGTATTGGATTTTAGGAATAAGCGTTTTAGGGATACTACTTTTAGGTATGTTCTGGTATCAAAGAAAGGTGAAAAAGAAAAATCTTGAGCTTAGAGATTAA
- a CDS encoding ABC transporter permease, with translation MNFSYYIAKRYLFSPGSSNAINIITIIAAAGVVIGAMALFIVLSGFAGLKDFSLQFSSYFDPDLKIFPSSGKTFTFTDTQKGKLAKLDGVAHFSEIVEERVFLEFMDKQKMSYIKGVDANYHNVIHADSILVLGDWLTNNDFQIVAGNGISRELSMGIESTYTNLLSIYVPKPGKGIPSDPSKAFRSEKAVNIGVYSVNEELDKKYIFATTGLVRKLLELPEDKVTHIELKLSPQANEEVVIHGLQQIFDNNVIVKNRVQLNDTLYKMLNTENLVSYLVITLIAIIALFNVAGAIIMMIIDKRSNVKTLYNVGASLPSIRKIFLFQGSLMTVLGTVLGLLLGFILIVLQQQFGLLMITPSLPYPTRITMISFVVVFFTITIIGFIASLLASSRINQKLVN, from the coding sequence TTGAATTTTTCATACTACATCGCAAAGCGATACCTGTTTTCTCCCGGTAGTAGTAATGCCATTAATATCATTACAATTATTGCTGCGGCCGGTGTGGTTATAGGAGCGATGGCATTATTTATTGTATTATCAGGGTTTGCAGGACTTAAGGATTTTAGCCTTCAATTTTCTTCGTATTTTGATCCCGATCTTAAGATTTTTCCGTCAAGCGGAAAGACATTTACATTCACCGATACCCAAAAAGGAAAACTAGCTAAACTTGATGGAGTTGCTCATTTTTCTGAAATCGTAGAAGAGCGTGTCTTTCTAGAGTTTATGGATAAACAAAAGATGTCGTATATCAAGGGAGTGGATGCTAATTATCATAATGTTATCCATGCTGATAGTATACTAGTATTGGGAGATTGGCTAACCAATAATGATTTTCAGATAGTTGCAGGTAATGGTATTAGCAGAGAACTTAGTATGGGAATAGAATCTACCTACACTAACTTACTTAGTATTTATGTGCCAAAACCGGGAAAAGGAATTCCTAGTGATCCTTCAAAAGCATTTAGGTCAGAGAAAGCAGTAAATATTGGGGTCTATAGTGTAAATGAAGAACTTGATAAAAAGTACATTTTTGCAACTACAGGATTAGTGCGAAAATTATTGGAATTACCCGAAGATAAAGTGACTCATATAGAACTTAAACTATCACCACAAGCTAATGAAGAAGTAGTGATACATGGATTACAGCAGATTTTTGATAATAATGTGATCGTAAAAAACAGGGTACAGCTTAATGATACGTTGTATAAGATGTTAAATACCGAGAATTTAGTATCCTACCTGGTGATCACGTTAATTGCTATTATTGCCCTGTTTAATGTCGCTGGAGCTATTATTATGATGATTATCGATAAGAGGAGTAATGTAAAAACACTCTATAATGTGGGAGCTTCTCTGCCGAGTATCAGAAAAATATTTTTGTTTCAAGGTTCACTTATGACTGTTTTAGGTACGGTATTGGGCCTATTATTAGGATTTATACTTATTGTGTTGCAACAGCAATTTGGATTATTGATGATTACACCTTCATTGCCTTATCCAACTCGTATTACTATGATTAGCTTTGTTGTGGTATTTTTTACGATTACTATTATCGGTTTTATAGCTTCTCTCTTAGCTTCTAGTAGAATTAATCAGAAATTGGTGAATTAA
- the rbfA gene encoding 30S ribosome-binding factor RbfA — protein METNRQKKIGGVLQRDVADVIQLALREAGIQGILVSVTKVSVTTDLSIAKVYMSVFPHQEGERVLKEVNQVKSQIKHQVAQRTKNQLRRMPELSYFIDDSLEYISNIEEAVKGKEDPINNPDLLEKRKKK, from the coding sequence ATGGAAACAAACAGACAGAAAAAAATTGGAGGAGTATTACAACGCGATGTTGCCGATGTAATACAACTTGCATTACGTGAAGCGGGAATACAGGGGATTTTGGTTTCCGTTACCAAAGTAAGCGTGACTACAGACCTCTCTATTGCAAAAGTATATATGAGCGTCTTTCCACATCAGGAAGGAGAAAGAGTACTAAAAGAAGTAAACCAGGTAAAATCACAAATAAAACATCAGGTAGCACAGCGTACCAAAAATCAATTACGGCGCATGCCAGAATTGTCCTATTTTATTGATGATTCTCTTGAGTATATTTCTAATATAGAAGAAGCTGTAAAAGGGAAAGAAGACCCTATTAATAACCCTGATCTTCTAGAAAAACGTAAAAAGAAGTAA
- the mce gene encoding methylmalonyl-CoA epimerase, whose product MNHINKIEHLGIAVKDIEQANTLYEKLLGVAPYKQEAVESEAVITSFFKVGDSKIELLASTREDGPIGKFITKKGEGIHHIAFDVDDIELELDRLEKEGFQLINKTPKPGADNKLVAFLHPKSTNGVLIELCQEKPVNQDITK is encoded by the coding sequence ATGAACCATATCAATAAAATAGAACACCTGGGTATTGCCGTCAAAGATATTGAGCAAGCAAATACATTATATGAGAAACTTTTGGGAGTTGCTCCATATAAGCAAGAGGCCGTAGAAAGCGAAGCTGTAATCACCTCTTTTTTTAAAGTTGGAGATAGTAAAATAGAATTACTGGCCAGTACCCGGGAGGATGGACCTATCGGAAAATTTATTACCAAAAAGGGAGAAGGTATTCATCACATCGCTTTTGATGTCGATGATATCGAACTAGAACTGGATCGATTAGAAAAAGAAGGGTTTCAATTAATCAATAAAACTCCAAAACCTGGTGCCGATAATAAATTAGTTGCTTTTTTACATCCTAAAAGCACAAATGGGGTTTTGATAGAACTATGTCAAGAAAAACCTGTTAACCAGGATATTACAAAATAA